The following coding sequences lie in one Primulina huaijiensis isolate GDHJ02 chromosome 2, ASM1229523v2, whole genome shotgun sequence genomic window:
- the LOC140967685 gene encoding uncharacterized protein, giving the protein MTIFHFLNCAILTFGPHAVYYSATPLSEYDTIGTSIKAAVVYLITTLVKLVCLATFLKVSESDSFDPYQELMKVMIGFIDVAGLYFALTRLTHRNISQNHKFQAVGLGWAFADAVLHRLAPLWVGARGLEFTWDYILQGLEANANLVLSISLAALGSLMWLRKNKPKPLIPIIYACAGIVATMPSITSYLRRGLGWHFPKIVGFELFISLIMAFISWQLFVACQRSSYKVATA; this is encoded by the exons ATGACGATATTTCATTTCTTAAACTGTGCAATCCTGACGTTTGGCCCTCACGCCGTTTACTACTCTGCCACCCCCTT ATCTGAGTATGATACGATTGGCACTTCAATTAAAGCAGCTGTTGTTTATCTCATAACAACATTGGTTAAG CTTGTTTGTCTTGCCACATTTCTCAAGGTATCTGAAAGTGACAGTTTTGATCCATATCAG GAATTGATGAAAGTTATGATTGGGTTCATAGATGTTGCTGGACTTTATTTTGCTTTAACAAGGCTGACTCACAGAAATATATCCCAAAATCACAAATTCCAAGCTGTTGGACTTG GTTGGGCCTTTGCCGATGCCGTCCTGCATAGATTGGCACCTCTTTGGGTCGGTGCCAGAGGCTTAGAATTTACGTGGGACTACATTTTGCAGGGTCTTGAAGCTAATGCCAATCTG GTGTTGAGTATATCACTTGCAGCATTAGGCTCTTTGATGTGGCTTCGGAAAAACAAGCCCAAGCCTTTGATTCCTATTATATACGCATGTGCAGGGATTGTTGCCACAATGCCATCAATCACAAG CTATCTGAGACGAGGTCTGGGATGGCACTTCCCCAAGATAGTAGGATTCGAGCTGTTCATTTCTTTGATTATGGCTTTCATCAGCTGGCAGCTATTTGTTGCCTGCCAGAGATCTAGTTACAAGGTCGCGACCGCATGA
- the LOC140967678 gene encoding protein JINGUBANG-like has product MIKNMIEDQTNSTMLEENNNNNNHSHISSSSAASNDVDDFAMRNSNFSAYDANRLSCEGSPMMMSPWNQTSPFAKSPWSNFSESSSQNIPQNGLICSLVREEGHIYSLAAKNDILYTGSDSKNIRVWKNMQEFSAFKSNSGLVKAIIICGDKIFTGHQDGKVRVWKINPKDPSLHKRCGTFPTFFDIFKASIRPKNYVEVKRKRTAIWIKHTDAISCLSMNQETGLLYSASWDRTFKVWRVQNSKCVESVKAHDDAVNSVVSSINGIVYTGSADGTVKVWKREQNGKVVRHVLTQTLLSQESAVTALAVNGTGSIVYCGSSDGLVNFWEVEKQLSHGGVLKGHKLAVLCLSSAGNLVFSGSADKTICIWRREGAVHTCLSVLTGHTGPVKCLAVEEDKESTSTEDKKWVVYSGSLDKSVKVWTVSETAPDLQQMALMQQSEGNFNWESIPSAKY; this is encoded by the coding sequence ATGATCaagaatatgatagaagatcaAACTAACTCAACAATGTTGGAagaaaacaacaacaacaacaaccaTTCCCACATTTCATCCTCATCAGCCGCCTCTAACGATGTAGATGATTTTGCCATGCGAAACAGCAACTTCTCGGCCTATGATGCCAACCGCCTTAGCTGTGAGGGATCTCCCATGATGATGTCTCCATGGAATCAAACCTCGCCCTTTGCCAAGTCCCCTTGGTCTAACTTCTCCGAAAGCTCGTCCCAAAACATCCCTCAAAACGGACTAATCTGTTCGCTAGTTCGAGAAGAAGGTCACATCTATTCACTAGCAGCCAAGAATGACATCCTCTACACTGGCTCGGACAGCAAGAACATCCGAGTTTGGAAAAATATGCAAGAATTCTCAGCTTTCAAATCCAACAGCGGCCTTGTTAAGGCCATTATCATATGTGGTGATAAGATTTTCACTGGCCATCAAGATGGGAAGGTTCGCGTGTGGAAGATCAATCCTAAAGATCCTAGTTTGCACAAACGCTGCGGCACCTTCCCTACATTCTTTGACATCTTCAAAGCCTCAATCAGGCCAAAAAACTATGTGGAGGTAAAGCGCAAGAGGACAGCGATTTGGATCAAGCATACAGATGCCATTTCTTGCTTAAGCATGAATCAAGAAACAGGGCTACTCTATTCTGCTTCGTGGGACAGAACTTTTAAGGTGTGGAGGGTGCAGAATTCGAAATGCGTCGAATCAGTCAAGGCACACGACGATGCTGTTAACTCCGTTGTGTCGAGCATCAATGGGATCGTCTACACTGGCTCAGCAGACGGGACCGTTAAAGTCTGGAAAAGGGAACAAAATGGTAAGGTGGTGAGACATGTATTAACACAGACACTTCTCAGCCAAGAATCCGCAGTCACAGCACTGGCTGTCAATGGAACAGGTTCTATCGTGTACTGCGGGTCGTCAGATGGACTGGTGAATTTCTGGGAAGTGGAGAAACAGCTGTCACACGGCGGTGTGCTGAAGGGGCACAAACTGGCTGTTCTCTGCTTGTCATCGGCTGGTAATTTGGTTTTCAGTGGGTCTGCTGATAAGACTATATGCATATGGAGGAGGGAAGGGGCCGTGCACACATGCCTGTCTGTGCTTACAGGACACACTGGGCCGGTGAAGTGCCTGGCCGTGGAGGAAGACAAGGAATCAACCAGCACCGAAGATAAGAAGTGGGTGGTTTATAGTGGGAGTCTTGATAAATCAGTTAAGGTGTGGACCGTGTCGGAGACGGCGCCGGATTTGCAGCAGATGGCTTTGATGCAGCAGAGTGAGGGTAATTTTAACTGGGAATCAATACCATCTGCCAAGTATTGA